In Suttonella indologenes, one genomic interval encodes:
- the gap gene encoding type I glyceraldehyde-3-phosphate dehydrogenase translates to MSIKVAINGFGRIGRLALRQMTEVEGLEVVAINDLTPADMLVHLFKYDTTQGRFKGEVTLKDDAIVVNGKTIKVFSNANPSELPWGDLGVDVVLECTGFFTSKDKAEQHIQAGAKKVVISAPGGNDIKTIVFNVNHDILDGSETVISGASCTTNCLAPMAKVLNDKFGIVTGIMTTIHAYTGDQMTLDAPHRKGDKRRARAAAMNIVPNSTGAAKAIGLVIPELNGKLDGAAQRVPVATGSVTELVSVLEKNVTKDEINAAMKAAANESYGYTEEELVSSDIIGSEFGSLFDATQTKVMEVGGKQLVKTVAWYDNEMSYTNQLIRTLKYFAGLIK, encoded by the coding sequence ATGAGTATTAAAGTTGCAATCAATGGTTTCGGTCGTATCGGTCGCTTGGCATTACGTCAAATGACAGAAGTCGAAGGCTTGGAAGTCGTCGCTATCAATGACCTCACCCCTGCCGACATGCTCGTGCATTTGTTCAAATACGACACCACGCAAGGCCGTTTCAAAGGCGAAGTAACCCTGAAAGACGACGCCATCGTTGTCAATGGCAAAACAATTAAAGTCTTCTCTAATGCCAACCCGAGCGAATTGCCTTGGGGCGATTTGGGCGTTGATGTAGTATTGGAATGCACAGGCTTCTTCACCAGTAAAGACAAAGCCGAGCAACACATCCAAGCCGGCGCGAAAAAAGTGGTGATTTCTGCACCGGGCGGCAATGACATCAAAACCATCGTATTCAATGTAAACCACGACATCTTAGACGGCAGCGAAACCGTCATTTCCGGCGCTTCTTGCACCACTAACTGCTTAGCACCGATGGCAAAAGTCTTAAACGACAAATTCGGCATCGTTACCGGCATCATGACTACTATCCACGCCTACACCGGCGACCAAATGACGCTTGACGCGCCGCACCGCAAAGGCGATAAACGTCGTGCGCGCGCTGCCGCCATGAACATCGTGCCGAACAGCACCGGCGCGGCAAAAGCCATTGGTCTGGTTATCCCCGAACTCAACGGTAAATTAGACGGCGCGGCACAACGTGTGCCTGTGGCGACCGGTTCTGTAACCGAATTGGTATCCGTGCTTGAGAAAAACGTCACTAAAGACGAAATCAATGCCGCGATGAAAGCCGCAGCCAACGAATCTTACGGCTACACCGAAGAAGAATTGGTCTCATCCGACATCATCGGCTCTGAATTCGGCTCGCTCTTTGACGCCACGCAAACCAAAGTGATGGAAGTCGGCGGCAAACAATTGGTGAAAACCGTTGCTTGGTATGACAATGAAATGTCTTACACCAACCAATTAATCCGCACCTTGAAATATTTCGCCGGCTTAATCAAATAA
- the purD gene encoding phosphoribosylamine--glycine ligase, translating to MKALIIGNGGREHAIAWKLAQEPRITHIYVAPGNGGTASLERAENLALTDSDALLQFARNNDIGLTFVGSEAWLVDGIVDRFQAAGLNIFGPHQAAAMLEGSKRFAKAFMQKYGVKTAAYQSFDQAEQALAYLKTCPYPTVVKASGLAAGKGVIICQNQAEAEKAVRDIMLKNRFGAAGTEIVIEEFLEGFEVSILSLCDGKNIVPLKSAKDHKTIGEYNQGENTGGMGVVAPHPSFTPTQYQAFIDDIMLPTLRGIQAEQLQFAGIIFFGLMVNERGVFLLEYNMRLGDPETQAVLALMQSSLLDAVLACIDGKLADIELQWSPKHAVCLVAASGGYPNEYAVGLPISGVEKASCFAQVFIAGAKKVDNGFLSSGGRVLNVVALGDDLGKARTQAYSALEKIQFERMVYRKDIGEIPS from the coding sequence ATGAAAGCCCTTATCATCGGAAACGGCGGACGCGAACACGCCATCGCTTGGAAATTGGCGCAAGAGCCGCGCATCACGCATATCTATGTCGCGCCCGGTAACGGCGGCACCGCCTCGCTGGAACGCGCGGAAAATCTCGCCCTCACAGACAGCGACGCCCTGCTGCAATTCGCGCGCAATAACGATATCGGGCTGACCTTCGTCGGCTCGGAAGCATGGCTGGTAGACGGCATCGTGGACAGATTCCAAGCCGCCGGCTTGAACATCTTCGGACCGCATCAAGCGGCGGCGATGCTGGAGGGCAGCAAGCGCTTTGCCAAAGCATTTATGCAGAAATACGGCGTTAAAACCGCCGCCTACCAAAGTTTCGATCAAGCCGAACAAGCCCTTGCCTATCTGAAAACCTGCCCCTATCCGACGGTGGTCAAAGCCAGCGGTTTGGCGGCGGGCAAAGGCGTGATCATTTGCCAAAACCAAGCCGAAGCCGAAAAAGCGGTGCGCGATATTATGCTGAAAAACCGCTTCGGCGCGGCGGGAACGGAAATCGTAATTGAAGAATTTTTAGAAGGATTTGAAGTTTCTATCCTCAGTCTTTGCGACGGCAAAAACATCGTGCCGCTGAAAAGCGCCAAAGACCATAAAACCATCGGCGAATACAATCAGGGCGAAAACACGGGGGGCATGGGCGTCGTAGCGCCGCATCCGAGCTTTACGCCGACGCAATACCAAGCCTTTATCGACGACATCATGCTGCCGACCCTGCGCGGCATTCAGGCCGAACAACTGCAATTCGCCGGCATTATCTTCTTCGGCTTGATGGTCAACGAACGCGGCGTATTCCTGCTCGAATACAATATGCGCCTCGGCGATCCCGAAACCCAAGCCGTGCTGGCGCTGATGCAAAGCTCGCTTTTAGACGCCGTCTTAGCCTGCATCGACGGCAAATTGGCGGACATCGAACTGCAATGGTCGCCAAAACACGCCGTATGCTTAGTCGCGGCATCGGGCGGTTATCCCAATGAATACGCGGTCGGATTGCCGATTAGCGGCGTGGAAAAAGCCAGCTGCTTCGCCCAAGTCTTTATCGCGGGCGCGAAAAAAGTCGATAACGGTTTTCTTAGCAGCGGCGGACGCGTATTAAACGTGGTCGCGCTCGGCGACGACCTTGGCAAAGCGCGCACGCAGGCCTACAGCGCATTGGAAAAAATCCAATTCGAGCGTATGGTCTACCGCAAAGACATCGGCGAAATCCCGTCTTAA
- the prfB gene encoding peptide chain release factor 2 (programmed frameshift) — protein sequence MELNSTYAHIDALLERAKALRGYLDYEGKSERLDEVNRELEQPDVWNNPDEAAKLNQERVSLEAVVNNLDHINSGLIDTREIIELAEAADDEGMVNEALQDLRGLEAQIESLEFRRMFAGELDGNNAFLDIQAGSGGTEAQDWASMLLRMYLRWGETKGFKTELIEESAGDVAGIKSATIQFEGEYAYGWLRTEIGVHRLVRKSPFDSGNRRHTSFAAVFVSPEIDDNVEIDINPADLRIDVYRASGAGGQHVNRTESAVRITHLPTNIVVQSQNSRSQHQNKDTCMRQLRAKLYELEMKKRSASAQAMEDSKSDIGWGNQIRSYVLDQQRIKDLRTGYETSNTQAVLDGDLDPFIKESLKQGVEA from the exons ATGGAATTAAATAGCACTTATGCCCATATTGACGCGCTGCTCGAGCGAGCGAAGGCGCTTCGGGGGTATCTT GACTACGAGGGCAAATCCGAGCGTTTAGATGAGGTAAACCGCGAGCTGGAGCAGCCTGATGTGTGGAATAATCCCGATGAGGCGGCAAAGCTCAATCAAGAGCGGGTGTCGCTGGAGGCGGTGGTCAATAATCTCGACCACATCAATAGCGGTCTTATCGATACGCGCGAGATTATCGAGCTGGCGGAAGCGGCGGACGACGAAGGCATGGTCAATGAGGCTTTGCAAGATTTGCGCGGCTTGGAAGCGCAGATTGAGAGTTTGGAATTCCGCCGCATGTTTGCCGGCGAATTGGACGGTAACAATGCTTTCTTGGATATTCAGGCGGGTTCGGGCGGCACCGAGGCGCAGGATTGGGCGTCGATGCTTTTGCGTATGTATCTGCGCTGGGGCGAGACAAAAGGTTTTAAAACCGAATTGATTGAAGAATCCGCCGGCGATGTGGCGGGGATTAAATCCGCTACGATTCAATTTGAAGGCGAGTATGCCTACGGCTGGCTACGCACGGAAATCGGCGTGCATCGTTTGGTGCGCAAATCGCCTTTTGATTCCGGCAACCGTCGCCACACTTCTTTTGCGGCGGTGTTTGTGTCGCCGGAGATTGACGATAATGTGGAAATCGACATTAATCCGGCGGATTTGCGGATTGATGTTTACCGCGCTTCGGGCGCGGGCGGTCAGCACGTCAATAGAACGGAGTCGGCGGTGCGGATTACGCATTTGCCGACCAATATCGTGGTGCAGTCGCAAAACAGCCGCAGCCAGCATCAGAACAAAGACACTTGTATGCGGCAGTTGCGCGCCAAACTCTATGAATTGGAGATGAAAAAGCGCAGTGCCAGCGCGCAGGCGATGGAAGACAGCAAATCCGATATCGGCTGGGGGAATCAGATTCGTTCCTATGTGCTGGATCAGCAGCGCATTAAAGATTTGCGCACCGGCTATGAAACCAGCAATACGCAAGCCGTTTTAGACGGCGATTTGGATCCGTTTATTAAAGAAAGTTTGAAACAGGGAGTTGAGGCATGA
- the lysS gene encoding lysine--tRNA ligase has product MSEQPNHIAADENKLVAERRQKLQKIRDSQAVAFPNDARPTHQAQTLHAEYDNADEAALTAVGEVSIAGRMMAKRIMGKASFTQLQDGSGARMQAYVARDELPEGVYADFKTWDVGDIVFLRGYLFRTQTGELTIHAREIRLLVKSLRPLPEKFHGLTDQETRYRQRYVDLIMNAQSREVFVTRSKIISYIRHFFENEGFLEVETPMMHPIPGGAAAKPFQTHHNTLDMDLYLRIAPELYLKRLVVGGLERVFEINRNFRNEGISTRHNPEFTMLEFYQAYADYEDLMSLSEKLLRGLAQEVLGNTAVDYQGTLIDFGKDFTRLPMREAVKQYLPEAAEILDDKAAMVALLKSRFKIDANEAMAQGQLLTLLFEEGVEHQLIQPTFITQYPAEVSPLSRRNDENPAVTDRFELFIGGREIANGFSELNDAEDQAERFKAQVAAKDAGDDEAMHYDGDFVRALEYGLPPTAGQGIGIDRLVMLLTNSPSIRDVLLFPQMRPE; this is encoded by the coding sequence ATGAGTGAGCAGCCCAATCACATCGCAGCAGATGAAAACAAATTAGTCGCCGAGCGCCGCCAGAAATTGCAAAAAATCCGCGACAGTCAGGCGGTGGCCTTTCCGAATGACGCGCGTCCCACTCATCAGGCACAAACCTTACATGCCGAGTATGACAACGCAGACGAAGCGGCATTGACGGCAGTCGGCGAGGTCAGCATTGCCGGGCGCATGATGGCAAAACGCATTATGGGCAAAGCGAGCTTTACTCAGTTGCAGGACGGTAGCGGTGCGCGTATGCAGGCTTATGTGGCGCGCGACGAATTGCCCGAGGGCGTATATGCCGATTTCAAAACTTGGGATGTGGGCGATATCGTCTTTTTACGCGGTTATTTATTTCGCACCCAGACCGGCGAGCTGACCATTCATGCGCGGGAAATCCGCTTGTTGGTGAAGTCTTTGCGTCCCTTACCTGAAAAATTCCACGGATTGACCGACCAAGAAACGCGTTACCGCCAACGCTATGTGGATTTGATTATGAACGCGCAGAGTCGCGAGGTTTTTGTCACGCGCTCAAAAATCATCAGTTATATCCGTCATTTCTTTGAAAATGAGGGTTTTTTAGAGGTTGAAACGCCGATGATGCACCCGATTCCGGGCGGCGCGGCGGCAAAGCCTTTCCAAACCCATCATAATACCTTGGACATGGATTTGTATCTGCGGATTGCGCCGGAATTGTATTTGAAACGCTTGGTGGTAGGCGGTTTGGAGCGGGTGTTTGAAATTAACCGTAATTTCCGCAATGAGGGGATTTCTACCCGCCATAATCCGGAATTTACCATGCTGGAATTTTATCAAGCCTATGCCGATTATGAGGATTTGATGAGTCTGAGCGAGAAACTGTTGCGCGGCTTGGCGCAGGAAGTCTTGGGCAATACGGCGGTGGATTATCAAGGCACTCTGATTGATTTTGGCAAAGACTTCACGCGATTGCCGATGCGCGAGGCGGTTAAGCAGTATTTGCCTGAGGCGGCGGAGATTTTAGACGACAAAGCGGCGATGGTCGCCTTGCTCAAATCACGCTTTAAAATTGATGCCAATGAAGCGATGGCGCAAGGACAATTGCTGACCCTGTTGTTTGAAGAAGGGGTAGAGCATCAATTGATTCAGCCGACCTTTATCACGCAATATCCGGCAGAAGTCTCGCCTTTGTCGCGCCGCAATGATGAAAATCCCGCGGTAACCGACCGTTTCGAGCTCTTTATCGGCGGACGCGAGATTGCCAACGGCTTCTCGGAGCTTAATGATGCCGAAGACCAAGCGGAACGTTTCAAAGCGCAGGTGGCGGCGAAAGATGCCGGCGACGACGAAGCTATGCATTATGACGGCGATTTCGTGCGCGCTTTGGAATACGGCTTGCCGCCCACCGCGGGACAGGGTATCGGCATCGACCGCTTGGTCATGCTGCTGACCAACAGCCCTTCGATTCGCGATGTCTTGTTATTCCCGCAAATGCGTCCCGAATAA